DNA from Stenotrophomonas bentonitica:
AAGGAATCTTCGCCGTGGGCGGCGAAGGCGCCAACGGCGTGAACGGCAACAGCGCCACCGTTGCGCTGCAGTCGAACGTGGAAACCTTCGGGTTCGGTTCGGACGGCCTGGCGGTGCAGTCCATCGGCGGCGGTGGCGGCAAGGGCGGCGACGCCAGCGGCGACAGTGTTGGCCTGCAGTACGTGATCGGCGGTTCGGCCGGTGGCGGTGGCGACGGCTACAGTGCGTCGCTGACCAGCCAGGCCGGCAGCACCGTGCTGACCCACGGCGTGCACGCGCCGGGTCTGCTGTCGCAGTCGATTGGTGGCGGTGGCGGCCAGGGCGGTTCGGCCTACAGCAAGTCCACTTCGGCGGGCTTCGGCGCTTCGATGGCGGTGGGCGGCAGCGGTGGCGCGGGTGGCAATGCCTGCGGCAGTGGCTGCAGCGGCACCCTGGCGCAGAACGACGGGCGCATCGGCACCGACGGTTCGGATAGCTATGGCATCCTGGCCCAGTCCATCGGCGGCGGTGGCGGCGCCGGTGGCGCGTCCACGGCGAAGTCGAAGGTGTATGCCGCCGAAGACGTCAGCATTTCGCTGAGCGCCTCGCTTGGAGGTTCCGGTGGCCAGGCCGGCAGTGGCGGCCTGCTCACCGCCACCAACACCGGCCTGGTCACCACCGGTGGCCAGGGCGCGGTGGGCATGCTCGCGCAGTCGATCGGCGGCGGCGGCGGTGCCGGTGGCGACTCGTCGTCGGCCTCGACCGCCACCGGTGGCGAGTTCGACATCAGTGCTTCGATGGCGCTGGGTGGCAAGGGCGGCACCGCCGGTGACGGCGGTGCGGCGACGGGTACCAACAGCGGCGTGGTGCTGACCACCGGCGAATCGGCAGCGGGCCTGCTGGTGCAGTCGGTCGGCGGTGGCGGTGGTGCCGGTGGCACCGGCGATGGCCAGGCCTCGGCGACCGGCGGTGAGACCAAGATCTCCACCACGTTGACCATGGGTGGCACCGGCGGTTCGGGCGGCGATGGTTATGCGGCCACCGCCAACAACATCAACGGGTCCATCATCACCCTGGGCGACGGCGCGTTCGGCATCGGCGCGCAGTCGATCGGCGGTGGCGGTGGTGCGGGCGGCGGTGCAGCCGGCTCGGCCAAGGGCGAGTACGTGGCCACCGTGACCATGGGCGCGAACGGCGGCAAGGGCGGCAACACGTATCACACCGATGGCAACGGCAATGAGATCGACGGCGTGTCGGTGCACAACGACGCCACTTCTACGGTGGTGACCTTCGGCGCAGACGCCAACGGCATCGTGGCGCAGTCGATCGGCGGCGGTGGTGGTGTCGGCGGAAAGGCCGGCTCCAACATCGCCAGCAAGAAGTCCGACGGCGCCGGTGGCAACAAGGGCAGCAACGCGGGCACCGCGACCAGCACGCTCACCGCCGCCTACGATGCCAATGGCACGGCGGCGCTCAACGACTATCTGGGCCTCAACAACGCAGTCACGTTTACCAACAGCCTGCTCGCCGACAGCACTTCACAGGTGGCAGCGCGTGCGCGGTTGGCAGCCGTGAGTGACGGCGACCTGGACGACGACCTCAACGATGCCGCCGAGTCGAAAGGCGACACCGACGACGACAACGAGTCCACCAGCATCCAGCTCTCGGTGGCGCTGGGCGCCTCCGGCGGCAGCGGCGGTACGGCGGGCCTGGTCACGGTGACCAACGACGGCGGGATCGCCACGCTGGGCAACCACGCCGACGCGATCCTGGCCCAGGCCGTCGGCGGCGGTGGCGGCAAGGGCGGCGCGGCCAGCACCGCCTCGACCAACGACTACAGCGGCAACCTGTCCGTGGGTGGCTCGGGCGCCGGAGGTGGCTACGGTGGCCAGGTGATCGTCAACAACACCGGTGCGATCTACACCAAGGGCGCGCTGGCGGCGGGCATCGTGGCCGAATCGATTGCCGGCGGCGGTGGCGTCGGCGGTGTCTCGGCGTCGTCGGTGAAGGCCAGCAGCAGGAACTCCGGGGACGACGACGCCAACGATGGCGCGTTCAAATCGATCTCGCTGTCGGTCGGCGGCAATGGCGGCGCCAGCTACGACTCCGGGCAGGCCAAGGTGACCAGCAGCGGTGCGATCTCCACCGCGGCGCACGATTCCAGCGGCATCATCGCGCAGTCCATCACCGGCGGTGGCGGCATCGCCAAGACCCTGGCCAGCGACCTGGAAGGCGCAGGTGGCAGCGCCAGTGCGAAGGGTGGCGACTACGACGTCATGTTCAAGTTCGGCGGCAGTGGTGGCGAAGCCTCCGGTGGCAGCGGCCTGGTCAACGTCACCACCGCAACGGGAGGATCAATCACCACCAAGGGCGACAACAGCCACGGCATCCTGGCCCAGTCGATCAGCGGCGGCGGTGGCCTGCAGTTGGGCGGCACCGTCAGCGGCAGCACCGTGGCCGATTTCTTCGGCTCCGGCAAGACCACCGGCAGCGTCAACAATGACGGCGTGAACAGCCCGACAGCCGGCAACAGCGGCCTGTCGGTGACGGTGGGCGATGCGATCAGCACCGCCGGCGCCAACGCGGTGGGCGTGCTGGCACAGTCGATCGGCGGGGGCGGCGGCCTGGCCGGTGGCATTGCCGGCCAGACCAGCCTGGCGGCTGCACCGCAGTACTTCAGTGGCAGTCGCAACGCCTCGGGCAATGGCGGGGTGATCACGGCCACCGTGGATGCCGGCGCATCGATCAGCACCACCGGCAGCAATGCACCGGCGATGCTGCTGCAGTCGCTGGGCGGCGGCGGTGGCCGCGTGATCACCGACAACGCGATCTACATGGGCAGCGCGGGCGGCAGCGGCACCGGCGCGGCGATCACCGCCACCATCAACGGCACGGTATCGGCCACCGGTTCGGGCTCGGCGGGCATCGTCGCGCAGAGCATGGGCGACAGCGCCTCCAATGCGCCGATCAGCATCACCATCGCCTCCACCGGCAAGGTCACCGCCGGTCAGCAGTCGGTGGCCACCTCGCCCAATGGCAGCTCGGCCGGCATCTACATCGACCACGGCGGTACCGGCAAGAACGGCAGCAACGGCACGCCGGTGGTCAACACGGTCACCAACAACGGCACGCTGTACACCTACGGTTCGCAGGCCAACGCGGTGGCGGTGTACAGCACCGCGGGCGACACCCAGGTGATTAACAACGGCACCATGGGCGGCGACGTGCTGCTCACCAATGGTGGCGGCACCGGCTGCTTCACCAACAACGGCACCTTCAACGCCGGCGACAGCGTCACCGTGGGCAAGTGCGGGGTGACCAACAACGGCGTGATGGACATCCGCGCCACGCCGCTGGCGGTGCAGGGCAACCTGCTCAACAACGCCGGCGGTCGCATCGTCGTGGCCGCGGACTTCTCCGGCAAGGCCGCCACGCCGTTGACCGTGGACGGCGACGCCACCATTGCCGGTACGGTCGAGGTACGCCCCACGCTGATGCGCCGGAACACGGTGACGCTGGCCAGCGCCACCGGCACCCTGCAGCTGGATCCAACCCTGGCGGCGGTGCACAACGACCATCTGTTCGACTACCGCTTCGATACCGACGGGCAGAACCTGCGGGTCACCCCGAGCGCCCTGTTCAGTGCGCAGGCGGCGGGCATGGGCGCCAACAAGCGCGCGGTCGGCAACAACCTGCAGTCGATCTTCGACAGTGGCGCGGCGATGGATACCGGCTTCACCCGCTTGAGCAGCGTGGCCGACGGCGCCGAGTACGAGCGCAGCCTGGCGGCGATGTCGGGCAAGGCGCTGGGGGCATTCGGTGCATACCGGGTCAACAGCAGCCGCGACTTCGCCGTGAACCTGTATGGCGGCTGCTCCAGCGCGCCGGTGGCCAGCAAGAGCACCGACAGCTGCGGCTGGGGCCGGGTGATCGCCAATGGCTCGGAGCAGAAGGAAACCAACGACGCGCTGGGTTACAAGGTCGACGCGTCGGCGTTCCAGGCCGGCGGCCAGCTGCAGCTGTCGCCCAACCTGGCCCTGACCGGCTCGCTGGCGTACGAGAACAGCCGCCTGCGCGACGCTGACGGCAGCGCGCGGGTGAAGGGCGACGCGGTGCTGGGCGGGGTGGGGCTGCTGTACGACGCGGGCAGGATGGAGCTGTCCGGCGGGCTGGACGCAGCTTCGGGCAAGTACCGCTCCACCCGTGACGTATCAGTGGGCGGCTTCGACGATGAAGCCAAAGCCAGTCCGAAGCAGTGGCAGGCCGGCGCGCACCTGCGTGCGGCCTACAGCGTGCCGGTGGGCCGCGAGGGCTTCGTGCGCCCGTTCGTGGAAGGGCATGCCATTCGCGTGGAGAACAAGGCATTCACCGAAGATGGCAACTCGCCGTTCCGCCTGGCCGTGGAAGGCAACGCAGACACCGCGCTGATCGGCGCGGTCGGGGTCGAGCTCGGCAACAGCGTGCACTTCAACAACGGCATGACGCTGCGGCCCTTCGCCAGCGCCGCGGCCGAATTCAGCAACAACCGCGACTGGACCACCACTGCGCGCTTTGCCGACCAGCCGCAGAGTCAGTCTTTCGATGTCACCACGGCGGGGCCGGGCACGATTGGACGCTTCGCGGTAGGTGCCGATCTGTATGGCTCCAACCACCTCAACCTGTCGCTGCAGTACGTGAAGGAAGTGGGCCAGGGCTTCGATGCCAATACCGGGCTGGCGCGCCTGACGTACAGTTTCTGACAGTAGAAATACTGGCGCGCTCTGCGTAGAAGTCAGCATTGGCCCGGCGGTGCTGCCGGGCGATGCTGTCAGGGTCGATCCGCAAGGAGCAGCTCCATGGCAACAGCACGTGCAAAGAAGGCGGCACCCAAGGCGTCGCCCGCCACCAGGAAACGGTCTACATCCAGCAGCGCGAAGCCTTCAAAGCCCGGTAAGCGCCCCAACATCCTGGTGATCTGGGGCGACGACATCGGCATCAGCAACCTGAGCTGTTACAGCCATGGGTTGATGGGCTACCAGACCCCGAACATCGACCGTCTCGCGCGCGAAGGCATGATGTTCACCGACTCCTACGGCGAGCAGTCCTGCACCGCAGGGCGCTCGTCCTTCATCACCGGCCAGAGCGTGTACCGCACCGGGTTGTCCAAGGTGGGTCGCCCCGGCGGCAAGGAAGGACTGCAGCCCGAGAGCGTGACCATCGCCGAACTGCTCAAGGAGCAGGGCTACGCCACCGGCCAGTTCGGCAAGAACCACCTGGGCGACCTGAACAAGTACCTGCCCACGGTGCACGGCTTCGATGAATTCTTCGGCAACCTGTACCACCTCAATGCCGAGGAAGAGCCGGAAATGTACGACTACTTCCCGGAGCAGGACTTCCCCAACTTCCGCAAGCAGAACGGTCCGCGTGGCGTGCTGCACTGCTGGGCGCAGGACAAGGACGACCCGACCGACCAGCCGCGCTGGGGCAAGGTAGGCAAGCAGAAGATCAAGGACACCGGCCCGCTGACCAAAAAGCGCATGGAAACCTGCGACGACGAATTCGTCGCGGCGGCGCAGAAGTTCATCCGGCGCCAGCATGAGGACGACCAGTCGTTCTTCGTCTGGTTGAACACCACCCACATGCACATGTTCACCCATACCAAGAAGTCCAGCCTCGGCCAGGCCGGACGCTGGCAGTCGCCGTACCACGACACCATGATCGACCATGACCGCAACGTGGGCGAGATGCTGGACCTGCTGGACGAACTGGGCATCACTGAAGACACCCTGGTGCTGTACTCCACCGACAACGGCCCGCACCGCAACTCCTGGCCGGACGCCGGCACCACGCCGTTCCGCAGCGAAAAGGACACCAACTGGGAAGGCGCGTTCCGCATTCCGCTGCTGGCGCGCTGGCCGGGTCGGATCGCACCCGGGGCGATCGCCAACGGCATCGTGCAGCACCACGACTGGCTGCCCACGTTCCTCGAAATGGCCGGTGCGCCGCAGGTGGTGGAACAGCTGAAGACCGGCTACACCACCAACGGCAAGACCTTCCGCAACCACATCGACGGGACCAGTCTGCTCGGATATCTCACCGGCAAGGAGAAGGAGAGCCCACGCAAGCTCTTCATGTACTTCAGCGACGACGGCGACGTGCTGGCAATGCGCTATGACAACTGGAAAATCGTGTTCATGGAACAGCGCTGCCAGGGCACGCTGCAGCTCTGGGCCGAACCGTTCACCACGCTGCGACTGCCCAAGCTGTTCAACCTGCGCACCGACCCTTACGAGTACGCAGACATTACGTCCAACAGCTATTACGAGTGGTTCCTGTACCACGACTACCTGCTGTTCGGGGCGTTCGGGATCGCCGACCAGTTCGCGCAGACGCTGGTCGAGTACCCGCGCGTGCAGGAGCCGGGCAGTTTCACCATCGATGACGCGCTGGCCAAGATGAGCGCGATGTCGTCGAAGGACTGAGGCGCAGGGGGCGGCTCAGCCGCCCCTGTACGGTCGACCCGGCGGCGCCGCCTTGCTGCGGCGCTGTTCGGTGCGGCGCTCCTGGTAGCGCTGCATGCTGAGTTGCAGTTCTTCCAGTGCATCGCCCGGCAGCCACAGCTGGCGGGTGCCGCGGGTCATCGCGGTGTACGCCGCGCGCACCGGATTGTGCGCGTACTGGCGGGTGAATCCAGTGCGGAAGCAGCAGCGCGACATCGCCACGCTGGCGAACTCGGCGTTCTTGGCGTGCTCCACCAGCATCAGCTGCAACGCTGCGTCGTGGAAGGGCAGCAGGCGCTCCATAAGCTCCACGAATCGCTCGCGGTTGTAGCCCCGCATGAACATGCGCGGGATCTGCGCCAGGTCCTGTTCCTCGCATTCGGCCAGCAGGTCTTCCCAGCGCTGGCTGCTGCCGCCGTGTGCGGTGAGCTCGCGATAGGCTTCCGCTCCCCGGGTGACCTCGCGGCCGAGCGTGGCCAGCGAATCGGGATGGATGGAGAAGGCGGCGCCCGCTGCGGCCAGACGCTGCGCTTCCTCCAGCAGCCGCCAGGGGCTGCCGTAAATGCGTGCGCCAGAGACCGGTACGTCGCTCCACGCGGTGTAGGTGCTGGACAGCGTCGGCTGGTCCGCCGAGCCGACGAAAGGGGCTTCGTAAAGGTTGCCGGGATCCAGCGCCAGCGTGTCGTTGACCAGCTGCTCCACCAGGCGCCCCTGGCGGACCGACTGGTCGATCTCCAGCGTCATGCCGGTGGCGAAGCGCGGCGCATGGCCTACCAGGCGCTGGTTGGGATCGCCCAGGCTGATCACCGCGCCCTCATAGCTGGAAAGCAGGGCTTTCCACGCCGGGCTCAGATCGTGGCCTTCGTCGATCAGCAGGGTGCCCCAGCTGGCCGGCACGCTGACCTGGTGCAACGCCAGCCATTTGCCGATGTGGTCCACGTTGACGCTGAGCAGCGCATGGCGCTGCAGCTGCGGGTCGAACATGCTGCGCCAGACGTGCTCGGCGGCCGCCATCAGCGCGGCGCTGTCGATCATCGTCCACGGCACTGCGCGCGCGAAGTGGCGCGGCGCCAGCTGCAGCGTGGTCGAGCGGCACCACGTGGCAATGCCTTCCAGTGCGATACGCAGCACGCTGGCAGGCGCGAACGAGCCGATGGACTGCAGCTCGATCCGTGCGGCGATGTCGCGCAGCGCGTGCTTGCTGATCTGGAACACGGGCCGCCAAGCGGTACGCAGCAGGCCGCGGCGGAACGCGTCACCGGCTACATGGTTGGCGAATGCGATCTGCGAGATCACCTGGACCGGCAGTGCCGCGCTGAGCCGCTGCCGGAACGCCTGCACCTGTCCGGCGCGCGGTGCGATGTAGGTGTAGCGGCGCGCGCCGCTGTCGAGCAGCTGCAGGATCAGGTGGGTCTTGCCGGCGCCGGCGTAGGCGTCCAGGTCGATGTGTTCGTCATCGTTGGCGATGATCGCGCGCAGCGCACGCGCCTGTTCCTGGGTATAGGAATGCGTGCGCTCCACGAACGCGGGCGCGCGCAGGCTGTCGTCGGCCACGTGGCCTTCTTCGGCATATGCTGCTTCGGTGGCGAAGCGCAGCGTGTGCGGTTCCAGTGTCACCTGGCTGTCGGTCTGGAATGCATCCACCGGATAGGCGTCGGGTGAGGCCTGCGCATAGCGCGCCACCACTGCGTCCGGGCCCAGCACCACGCCCTGCGCGGCCAGACCGTGCAGCCAGGCGTCTGCAGCGGGAGGCAATGCACTGCGCAACGTCTGGAACTGACCGGCAGCCGCCTCCGGCTGCGCCACGAACAGCGCGCAGGCGTCATCGAGCAGCCGGGTCAGCGCAGCCGGATGATGCGGGCGCTGCTGGCACAGCGCGGCGGCAAACAGCCCGGCGCTTTCCAGCGCGGTCACTGGAATCGCGCCGGTGTCCAGAAACGCGCGCAGTGCGGTTTCGCTCAACGGCAGGGCATAGGCGGCGGGGGAAGACACGGCAGGCATGCGCAATGATACCGTGCGGCCCGGATCCGGCTCTGTCCCGTCGCTTACTGCGCGCTGGCGATCGGCGTGTTCCGGCGCGCCTCGGCCTCGGCCTTCATCGCCCGCCACCATGGCGTACCGGCATGCGGCGCGGCCAGGTCCAGGCGTTCGCCCATTTCCGGCGTGGACAGGGCGATGCCGCGCGCTGCCGCCAGCGCGCTGACGCGCACGAACGGTTCTTCCCAGCGGTGCATGGCCAGGTCGAAGGTGCCGTTGTGGATCGGCACCAGCCACCGGCCGCGCAGGTCCTGGTGGGCCTGGACGGTCTGTTCGGGCTGCATGTGCACGTACGGCCACTTGACGTCGTAGGCACCGGTTTCGACGAAGGCCACGTCGAACGGCCCGTAGCGCTCACCGATCTTCTTGAAGCCGTCGAAGTAGCCGGAGTCGCCGCTGAAGAACACGCGCAGGTCGTTGTCGATGATCACCCACGAGCCCCACAGCGTCTTGTTGCTGTCGCGCAGCCCGCGGCCGGAGAAATGCTGGGTGGGGGTAAGCGCGAAGCGTACGCCGTCCACCTCGGTTTCCTGCCACCAGTCGAACTGGCGCACCTTGTCGCGCGGCACGCCCCAGTCGACCAGGCGGTCGCCCACGCCCAGCGGGGTGAGGAACACGCCTACGCGGCTGGCCAGGAACTTCACCGTGGCGCGATCCAGGTGGTCGTAGTGGTCGTGCGAGAGCAGCACGCCGCGGATCGGCGGCAGGTCTTCGAGCGCGATTGGCGGGGCGTGGAAGCGCTTCGGCCCGATCCACTGGAACGGCGAGGCTCGCTCCGAGAACACCGGGTCAGTGAGCCACCAGCCACCACGCAGTTTGATCAGCAGGGTCGAGTGGCCGAGCCGGTACACGCTGCGGTCCGGGGCCTCGGCCAGCGCCTGCGCGGTGAGCGCATGCACCGGCGTGGCGACGTCCGGCACCGTGCCGGACGGGCGGTTGAAGAAGAATTCCCAGAACAGCTTGATCGTGGCGCCCAATGATTCCCTGGGCTTGGCCACGACGTTGGTGAACTGGTCGTCCGCACGCTGCGGCGACGTTTCGTAGGAGGCGATAGGCACTTTAAGGGTCATCCCGATCAGAACGGCAAGGGCGAAGGCGACAGCGAGAAAGGACAGAATGCGCATGCGTCTCCAGAGGGTAGGGGAGCTAGTTGAGTGCGTAAGCACTCACTTAAAAGCACAGAAAACATCAACGTTGGATGCCCTTCCAGAACAGATCGAACCCGGCCTGCTGCAGGACATCGCGTTGTTCCGGCTGGGCCGCCATGGCTTCCAGCGTGGTTTCCAGCAGGGTGATCAGTACCCGGCCCAGATAGAACGACAGCCGCTCCGGGTCCACGTGCCGGGCCAGGCTCGCTTCCAGGGTCTGCAGGGTGGTGCCGAACAGGCCGGCGCAATGGGTGCGGGTGCAGTCGGTGATCCGCTCGGACACCTTTAGCTGGCGCAGCGCCATGCGGTCCACCGGGTGCGCCGCGCCCCAGACCAGCAACGCCTTCCACACATGCAGCAGCTGCTCGCGGACCTCGGCGTCGGACGGGAAGCTGCCGCTCACAGCCAGCGCCAGGCGCTCTTCAAGCCGTACGAACAGTGCATTGAGCAGCACGTCCTTGGTCTCGAAGTACGTGAACACCGTGCCCTCGGCCACCTTGGCCGCCTTGGCGATCTGCGCGGTCGACGCACCCACGCCCTGCGCAGCCACCAGTCGGGCGGCGGCATCCAGGATGGCGGTACGTTTTGCGTCGCTGAGCGGGCGGGCCATGGGACTATTTAGCTGAGTGGTTGCTCATTTATAGGCGCCATCGCGGTCCAGATCAAGCCCGCCGACCGCTGACAACGGCATCCGTTCAGGCACTATAGGCCGGGTAGAGCCGGGCTCTGCCCGGCCGAGGGAAACCCATGGCCACCTCCAACACCCCCGCGTCTCCGCGCCTGCTGGCCGGCGGCAACCCCCAGATTCCCAAAGGCGAGGGCGACGCCCCGGTCCAGGCCTGGATCGCCGCAGTGCCCGGCTGGAAGCAGGAAGCAGCCCGCCAACTCGATGCCCTGGTCGTGGCGGCGGTTCCCAAGGTCCACAAAGCGGTCAAGTGGAACTCGCCGCTGTACGCCGCCGAAGGCAAGGACGGTTGGTTCCTCAGCATGCATTGCTACGCGCGCTACATCAAAGTCGCGTTCTTCCGCGGCGCGTCGCTGGACCCGATGCCGCCGGAATCCTCCAAAAGCCAGGACACCCGCTACCTGCATGTGTTTGAGGATGTCCCGCTGGATGCCGCCCAGTTCACCCGCTGGGTGAAACAGGCCATGCGGCTGCCCGGCGAACGCATGTAGGCCGCTGCCGGAACCCACCTTTCCACTCGCCTGCGGTGGCAGCGGCAATCAACTTGGGCAAAGATGGTGCGCTGCATGATCGCCGATGGCGGTCATGCGTCCCCCATTGAAGACGGAACTGCCTGTGCTGAGTGTTGTTGGAGTCGTGCTTGCGTTGTATGTGGTGTGGCGGCTGATCTGGCCGTTGCGGGTGCCGGTCTCGGTACGTGGTCCGCTGGGCCTGCTGGTGCTGGCCCTGGCGCTGCACCACCGGATCGTGGCCCGGTTCGCCGGCACCATGGCCTCACCCGAAATTCCGAAGGTCGCCATCGCCATCCTGGCCAGTGGCTTCACCGCCCTGCTGCTGGTCGCCGTGTTCCTGCTGGTGCTGGATATCCTGCTGTTGCTTGCGCGCCTGCTGCGCCAGCCGCGTGTTGCCGACGCGTTGCGTCGCAGCTGGCTGCGTCCAGCCGCCGGTGTGTTGGCCCTGGCGCTCGGCATCTATGGCGTCCAGCAGGGCATGGCCGTACCGCAGGTGCGGCAGGTCGATGTCGCCATCGCCGGGTTGCCTGCGGCATTCGACGGTTACCGGGTACTGCAGCTCACCGACATCCACGCCAGCCGACTGCTCACCGGTGACTGGGTGACCAAGGTAGTTGCTGAAAGCAACGCACTGAAGCCGGACCTGGTGGTGATCACCGGCGACCTGGTCGACGGCAGCGTGCGCGCGCGCGCCAATGACGTGCGCTCGCTGGGCCAGCTGCAGGCACCCGACGGCGTGATCGCCATCACCGGCAACCATGAGTACTACGGCCAGTATGCGCAGTGGATGCAGGCCTTCCGCGGCCTGGGCATGACGGTGCTGGAAAACAGCCATACCCCGGTCATCCGCAACGGCGCGTCGCTCACCATCGCCGGTGTCACCGACCCGGTGGCCGCGCGTTACGGCCTGCCGATGCCGGACCTGAAGGCCGCCCTGTCGGGCGCAGATCCGAACGCGTCGGTGATCCTGCTGGATCATCGACCGAACCAGGCCGCTGCCAATGCCGCGCAGGGCGTGAAGCTGCAGCTGTCGGGGCATACGCACGGTGGCCATATCGTCGGCATGGACCAGTTGGTCAAGCGCGCCAATGGCGGCTATGTCTCCGGTCGTTATGAAGTGAACGGCATGACCCTATACGTGAGCAACGGCGCCGGGTTGTGGCCCGGCTTCGCGGCACGCATCGGCGTGCCGTCGGAAATCACCGTGTTCACCCTGCGGCGAACTGCAGCGGCAGGCTCGGGCTGAGTTCCGGCGCCACGGCATGGGCGACCGCCATGCGCAGCATCGTTGGGCTGATGTAGCGGCGGTGGGTACGGTCGATGGCGGCCATGTAAAAGCGGCCGAATGCGTTGTGGGTGCGCACGCGCGTGCCCAGCGAAATACGCACCTGGCCGTCGTCCAGCCGCTCCACCCGCACGCAGGAGCGGAACCGCAGGTGCCGGTCATCCGCGCCGAGCAGGACTTCGGCACTTCGGTCTTCGCGGCCCACCCGCTGCGCCAGTACCGGGAAGCGACCGGCGAACAGCTGGCCGCGGTCTTCGGACAACAGCGAGGAGACCGGGCAGCCCAACGGTGAGGTGCGCAGCCGCAGTGGCGCCACCAGCACGTTACGCACCGCCATCAGGCGACCCACATTGGCCGGTGGGTTGAGGATGAATCCTTCCAACACCGTTTCCAGCAGCTTCCGGGCCGAGTGGCCTGGCACCGCATGCGCGGGCAGCAGCAGCGAACCGTAATCCTGGTGATGGCTGCCTTCCGGCAGGGCCGCCTGCAGTAGGGAGTCGGCCGGCGCGGCACGCTGCTGGTGCAGGGGATACGCGTTCGGAAGACGGCTGACATAGCCGCGAATCGGGCGCAGCCGATGAAGCGCCGCACGCAGCCTGCCCACGTGGTCGCGGCTGTGTGCGCACAGCCGCCCGGCACACGAGCGCGACGGTGCATGCAGCGAAAGACTCACGCACGGCACGCGCTGCGGGTCGGTCTGGTCGAGCAGCGATTGCAGTGCGGGCGGCAGGGTGTCGGTGAGGCTGGGAAGGTCGGCGCTGTTGTCGGCCACCCGCGCGCGTTGCGCATCACTTAGCGGTCCGTGCTGGTCATTTGCATGGCAGGACAAGGCGAACAGTGCCGCGTGCGGCGCGCGCTGCGATACGAACTGGTGCCACGTGCCGCTGCCGAAGCGCACGGTAAACAGGCAGTCCGGTGGAATCTCCACGAAGCGAAGCGCCTGCACGAAGGCTGCTGGGTCGTGGTCCAGCTGGGTATCGGAAGCCGTGGAAAAACGCAGCTGCGCGCCGCCACTGCCAGACACGGCGGTGAACATGCGCGTACCGG
Protein-coding regions in this window:
- a CDS encoding autotransporter outer membrane beta-barrel domain-containing protein, producing MNPHRIARPNRRALSLALMNALAATGLATFAAPGVALADGCQLYSVNGHISCYLNSNGSAGSPAGSSGSDPIFDDKNGYTGGPGGPAADINLVVGLNPTLYDYSAYNSKNQLLLASSPINSVSIGGAGAQGSDATAGGFDKVGGNGGLGNSGGALTVSVGPQVTSLSQDTVNGISGITLISLGGEGGAAGKGNMSGEDGNSGVGGVGGSINATLDGYTHSNFRSVLVSSQGGAGGRGRDYGTGLNSQGADATDGIGGNGGTVTASFTNTSNNANNGFVGTAGVMVQSVGGNGGNGGSAEDVDGSQGGDGGLAGNGGNVGVTVASNVIMVETGDNDAALHVLSQGGAGGQGNSSGGSGGNAGAGGNGGNASLIIDGSAGSGGAIAANGTYAPAVLVQSLGGNGGDGGTPSQFVIGPNGGSGSDGGTAGTVSVTGSGLLARTGSYVDPTDFEGSPGVLAQSIGGGGGSGGVSKGIFAVGGEGANGVNGNSATVALQSNVETFGFGSDGLAVQSIGGGGGKGGDASGDSVGLQYVIGGSAGGGGDGYSASLTSQAGSTVLTHGVHAPGLLSQSIGGGGGQGGSAYSKSTSAGFGASMAVGGSGGAGGNACGSGCSGTLAQNDGRIGTDGSDSYGILAQSIGGGGGAGGASTAKSKVYAAEDVSISLSASLGGSGGQAGSGGLLTATNTGLVTTGGQGAVGMLAQSIGGGGGAGGDSSSASTATGGEFDISASMALGGKGGTAGDGGAATGTNSGVVLTTGESAAGLLVQSVGGGGGAGGTGDGQASATGGETKISTTLTMGGTGGSGGDGYAATANNINGSIITLGDGAFGIGAQSIGGGGGAGGGAAGSAKGEYVATVTMGANGGKGGNTYHTDGNGNEIDGVSVHNDATSTVVTFGADANGIVAQSIGGGGGVGGKAGSNIASKKSDGAGGNKGSNAGTATSTLTAAYDANGTAALNDYLGLNNAVTFTNSLLADSTSQVAARARLAAVSDGDLDDDLNDAAESKGDTDDDNESTSIQLSVALGASGGSGGTAGLVTVTNDGGIATLGNHADAILAQAVGGGGGKGGAASTASTNDYSGNLSVGGSGAGGGYGGQVIVNNTGAIYTKGALAAGIVAESIAGGGGVGGVSASSVKASSRNSGDDDANDGAFKSISLSVGGNGGASYDSGQAKVTSSGAISTAAHDSSGIIAQSITGGGGIAKTLASDLEGAGGSASAKGGDYDVMFKFGGSGGEASGGSGLVNVTTATGGSITTKGDNSHGILAQSISGGGGLQLGGTVSGSTVADFFGSGKTTGSVNNDGVNSPTAGNSGLSVTVGDAISTAGANAVGVLAQSIGGGGGLAGGIAGQTSLAAAPQYFSGSRNASGNGGVITATVDAGASISTTGSNAPAMLLQSLGGGGGRVITDNAIYMGSAGGSGTGAAITATINGTVSATGSGSAGIVAQSMGDSASNAPISITIASTGKVTAGQQSVATSPNGSSAGIYIDHGGTGKNGSNGTPVVNTVTNNGTLYTYGSQANAVAVYSTAGDTQVINNGTMGGDVLLTNGGGTGCFTNNGTFNAGDSVTVGKCGVTNNGVMDIRATPLAVQGNLLNNAGGRIVVAADFSGKAATPLTVDGDATIAGTVEVRPTLMRRNTVTLASATGTLQLDPTLAAVHNDHLFDYRFDTDGQNLRVTPSALFSAQAAGMGANKRAVGNNLQSIFDSGAAMDTGFTRLSSVADGAEYERSLAAMSGKALGAFGAYRVNSSRDFAVNLYGGCSSAPVASKSTDSCGWGRVIANGSEQKETNDALGYKVDASAFQAGGQLQLSPNLALTGSLAYENSRLRDADGSARVKGDAVLGGVGLLYDAGRMELSGGLDAASGKYRSTRDVSVGGFDDEAKASPKQWQAGAHLRAAYSVPVGREGFVRPFVEGHAIRVENKAFTEDGNSPFRLAVEGNADTALIGAVGVELGNSVHFNNGMTLRPFASAAAEFSNNRDWTTTARFADQPQSQSFDVTTAGPGTIGRFAVGADLYGSNHLNLSLQYVKEVGQGFDANTGLARLTYSF
- a CDS encoding arylsulfatase, translated to MATARAKKAAPKASPATRKRSTSSSAKPSKPGKRPNILVIWGDDIGISNLSCYSHGLMGYQTPNIDRLAREGMMFTDSYGEQSCTAGRSSFITGQSVYRTGLSKVGRPGGKEGLQPESVTIAELLKEQGYATGQFGKNHLGDLNKYLPTVHGFDEFFGNLYHLNAEEEPEMYDYFPEQDFPNFRKQNGPRGVLHCWAQDKDDPTDQPRWGKVGKQKIKDTGPLTKKRMETCDDEFVAAAQKFIRRQHEDDQSFFVWLNTTHMHMFTHTKKSSLGQAGRWQSPYHDTMIDHDRNVGEMLDLLDELGITEDTLVLYSTDNGPHRNSWPDAGTTPFRSEKDTNWEGAFRIPLLARWPGRIAPGAIANGIVQHHDWLPTFLEMAGAPQVVEQLKTGYTTNGKTFRNHIDGTSLLGYLTGKEKESPRKLFMYFSDDGDVLAMRYDNWKIVFMEQRCQGTLQLWAEPFTTLRLPKLFNLRTDPYEYADITSNSYYEWFLYHDYLLFGAFGIADQFAQTLVEYPRVQEPGSFTIDDALAKMSAMSSKD